The following coding sequences lie in one Arachis ipaensis cultivar K30076 chromosome B03, Araip1.1, whole genome shotgun sequence genomic window:
- the LOC107634058 gene encoding endoglucanase 5, which produces MNISLCIITLLLLHLGLFLGASLAYSSSFNYGDAVDKSLMFFEAQRSGKLPPQQRVKWRGDSGLNDGLSQGVDLVGGYYDAGDHVKFGLPMAYSVTMLAWGAIEFRKEITDLNQMGHTLWAIKWGTDYFLKAHPQPNVLWGQVGDGASDHYCWERAEDMTTSRTAYKVDEEHPGSDIAGETAAALAAASIAFKPYNSSYSSLLLIHAKQLFTFADRFRGLYDDSITSAQQFYTSSGYSDELLWAAAWLHQATDDEYYLKYVVDNAVYMGGTGWAVKEFSWDNKYAGVQILLSKVLLEGKAGSYASTLKQYQAKADYFTCASLQKNDGYSVQKTPGGLVYVREWNNMQYVSSSAFLLVAYSKYLSDAKTQIICPDGQVQPQELLNFAKSQADYILGKNPEGMSYLVGSGPKYPVHVHHRGASIASIFSIRSEVGCIQGFETWYHRAEPNPNIIYGALVGGPDKNDEFSDDRSNYEQTEPTLSGSAPLVGIFAKLQSLYGNSGYYHKESSVPHHKTPNTTSSWKTSLSKLIKGAPIEFLHSITSSWTVGATTYYRHRVIIKNTSLEPITDLKLVIENLSGSIWGLSPTNEKNIYELPQWLNVLNPDSECMFVYVQEGPQAKISVQSFH; this is translated from the exons ATGAACATCTCTTTATGCATCATAACACTACTACTGTTGCACTTGGGCTTATTTTTAGGGGCAAGCTTAGCCTACTCCTCAAGCTTCAACTATGGTGATGCTGTTGACAAGAGCTTGATGTTCTTTGAAGCCCAAAGGTCTGGTAAATTGCCACCTCAGCAGCGAGTCAAGTGGCGCGGTGATTCTGGCCTCAATGATGGACTTTCACAAGGA GTGGACCTTGTGGGAGGGTACTATGATGCTGGGGATCATGTGAAGTTTGGGCTGCCAATGGCATATAGTGTGACAATGCTTGCATGGGGAGCCATTGAGTTCAGAAAAGAGATCACTGACTTGAACCAAATGGGACACACTTTGTGGGCCATTAAATGGGGAACTGATTACTTCCTCAAAGCACATCCTCAGCCTAATGTTCTTTGGGGACAG GTGGGGGATGGAGCCTCGGATCACTATTGCTGGGAGCGTGCTGAAGACATGACAACTTCAAGAACTGCCTATAAAGTTGATGAAGAGCATCCTGGCTCTGATATTGCTGGTGAAACTGCAGCTGCATTGGCTGCAGCATCCATAGCCTTCAAGCCCTACAACTCTTCTTACTCTAGTCTTCTCCTAATTCATGCAAAACAG CTCTTCACATTTGCAGATAGGTTCAGAGGTCTATATGATGATTCCATAACTAGTGCTCAGCAATTCTACACTTCTTCCGGTTACTCA GATGAACTATTATGGGCTGCAGCatggttgcatcaagcaactgaTGATGAATACTACCTAAAGTATGTAGTGGACAATGCTGTGTACATGGGTGGAACTGGCTGGGCAGTGAAGGAGTTCTCTTGGGACAATAAATATGCCGGTGTACAAATCCTCTTGTCGAAG GTGTTACTAGAAGGAAAGGCTGGTTCATATGCCTCTACACTAAAGCAGTACCAAGCCAAGGCAGATTATTTTACCTGTGCTTCCTTGCAAAAGAATGATGGTTACAGTGTCCAGAAGACTCCAG GTGGTCTAGTATACGTGCGCGAATGGAACAACATGCAGTATGTTTCTTCTTCTGCATTTCTCTTGGTTGCTTACTCTAAGTATCTATCAGATGCAAAAACTCAGATTATTTGTCCAGATGGACAAGTTCAGCCTCAGGAGCTCCTCAATTTTGCAAAATCACAG GCTGATTACATCCTTGGCAAAAACCCTGAGGGTATGAGCTACTTGGTTGGATCTGGACCAAAATATCCTGTACATGTTCACCACAGAGGGGCTTCCATTGCTTCAATCTTTTCTATTAGGTCTGAAGTTGGCTGCATCCAAGGATTCGAGACATGGTATCACCGTGCCGAACCGAATCCTAACATAATCTATGGTGCCCTTGTGGGTGGTCCTGATAAAAATGATGAGTTCTCTGATGACAGATCAAATTATGAACAAACTGAGCCTACGCTTTCAGGATCAGCTCCTCTTGTAGGCATCTTTGCTAAACTGCAGAGTTTATATGGCAATTCAG GTTACTACCATAAGGAATCATCAGTTCCCCACCACAAAACACCAA ATACCACAAGCTCATGGAAAACATCATTGTCTAAATTAATAAA AGGTGCACCAATTGAGTTCCTTCACTCAATTACTAGCTCATGGACTGTTGGGGCTACAACTTATTACCGCCACAGAGTGATAATCAAGAACACTTCTTTGGAGCCAATAACAGATCTCAAGTTggtgattgagaatctctcaggATCTATATGGGGTCTATCTCCAACAAATGAGAAGAACATTTATGAACTTCCACAATGGCTCAATGTCTTGAATCCTGACTCAGAGTGTATGTTTGTTTATGTTCAAGAAGGACCACAAGCAAAGATCAGTGTTCAAAGCTTCCATTGA